From the genome of Acomys russatus chromosome 27, mAcoRus1.1, whole genome shotgun sequence, one region includes:
- the LOC127210106 gene encoding disintegrin and metalloproteinase domain-containing protein 25-like, translated as MRVLETLGHVEITLLPLWLELTLFLSGWPRTGRSQYHSPPEVVIPLRVTGTYSGMDAQDWISYSLHFGGQRHIVHMKAKKNLISRSLTVFTYTDQGALLEDQPFVRNDCYYHGYVEGDPKSMVTLSICLGSFQGMLQINGVTYEIRPKVLSSTFEHLVYKMDKEDTQNRPIECRLTEEEITEQLKFQEKDNSTLMQRSYTGWWLHQWFLELAIVVDHGRFVFRNSNSSVVEMDAFMGVNLVDDIYRSINMNVVLIAFEVWNAGNPFTVTTTRHMMVEFCKWKKYSFNKRVDHDSAHIIVKQDFCINDLTMSYFSGVCNINLNCGVECIMDEELSSFRTYVTHEIGHVLGMMDDEGTYCTCGRNTCVMNKKLLPSDAFSNCSYEQFTETISKKNCLRNPPNPESIVTIKRCGNGVIEDEEECDCGSLKSCAHDVCCSENCTLASGAACASGLCCKNCQFLPSGTVCRERDNLCDLPEWCNGSSGACPEDVYVEDGIHCLGGSVCFRKRCNSRDEQCRKVFGEGAKSANKNCYLAMNTRGDRFGHCGLKNTKYVRCNQQDALCGRVQCENVTEVPRLHNHSTVHSTHIDGYSCWSTDYHFGMSPPDIGEVKDGTECGSDFLCLERKCVFIPLWKESCMATFCNKRGICNNKHHCHCNEYWAPPNCLKKGYGGSIDSGPPPQRRPHHRIKDMSKKGDILQI; from the exons ATGAGAGTGTTGGAGACCCTGGGACATGTGGAGATCACTCTCTTGCCACTGTGGCTGGAATtaactctgtttctctctggatgGCCACGGACTGGCAGATCCCAATACCACAGCCCCCCTGAAGTAGTGATACCTTTGAGAGTCACAGGCACTTACAGTGGTATGGATGCTCAAGACTGGATCTCTTATAGCCTGCACTTTGGGGGCCAGAGGCACATTGTCCACATGAAAGCTAAAAAGAACTTGATATCCAGATCTCTCACTGTGTTCACCTACACTGACCAGGGTGCTCTTCTTGAGGACCAGCCTTTCGTCCGGAATGACTGCTACTACCATGGTTATGTGGAAGGGGACCCAAAATCTATGGTTACTCTTAGTATTTGTCTAGGAAGCTTTCAAGGAATGCTGCAGATAAATGGGGTCACCTATGAAATCAGGCCCAAAGTCCTTTCTTCCACCTTTGAACATCTAGTGTATAAGATGGATAAGGAGGACACACAGAATAGACCCATAGAGTGCAGACTAACCGAAGAAGAAATAACAGAGCAACTGAAGTTTCAAGAGAAAGATAATTCCACTTTGATGCAAAGATCTTACACAGGGTGGTGGCTCCACCAATGGTTTCTTGAACTAGCAATTGTGGTTGATCATGGGAGATTTGTTTTTAGGAACAGTAATTCATCAGTTGTGGAAATGGATGCTTTCATGGGAGTCAATTTAGTAGATGACATTTATAGGTCAATTAATATGAATGTGGTTCTAATTGCATTTGAAGTCTGGAATGCAGGAAACCCCTTTACAGTAACTACCACACGTCATATGATGGTAGAGTTCTGCAAATGGAAGAAATACAGCTTCAATAAGCGTGTGGATCATGACTCTGCACATATTATTGTGAAACAGGATTTTTGTATCAACGATCTTACCATGTCATATTTTTCAGGAGTATGTAATATTAATTTGAATTGTGGTGTAGAGTGCATTATGGATGAGGAGTTGTCTTCATTTAGGACATATGTGACACATGAGATTGGTCATGTATTGGGGATGATGGATGATGAAGGGACCTATTGTACGTGTGGGAGAAACACGTGCGTAATGAACAAAAAGCTATTACCCTCAGATGCATTCAGCAACTGTAGCTATGAACAATTTACAGAGACTATTTCTAAAAAGAATTGTTTACGAAATCCCCCAAATCCAGAAAGTATTGTTACAATAAAACGTTGTGGGAATGGTGTAATTGAAGATGAAGAGGAATGTGACTGTGGTTCCTTAAAATCGTGTGCCCACGATGTATGTTGTTCAGAAAACTGTACTCTGGCATCTGGGGCAGCATGTGCTTCTGGGCTGTGTTGCAAAAACTGCCAATTCCTGCCATCAGGCACAGTGTGTAGGGAACGTGACAATCTATGCGATCTGCCCGAGTGGTGCAATGGGAGCTCGGGGGCGTGCCCAGAAGACGTGTATGTGGAAGATGGGATCCACTGTCTGGGCGGGAGTGTCTGCTTTCGTAAGCGATGCAATAGCCGTGATGAGCAGTGCAGAAAAGTTTTTGGTGAAGGAGCCAAGAGTGCAAATAAGAATTGCTATCTAGCAATGAACACCAGAGGTGACCGCTTTGGTCACTGTGGTTTGAAAAATACTAAGTATGTAAGATGCAATCAGCAAGACGCTCTGTGCGGGAGAGTGCAGTGTGAGAATGTGACAGAAGTACCCCGTTTGCACAATCATTCTACGGTGCATTCAACTCACATTGACGGGTACAGTTGCTGGAGTACTGACTACCATTTTGGGATGAGTCCACCTGATATTGGTGAGGTGAAGGATGGTACCGAATGTGGTTCAGACTTTTTGTGCTTAGAAAGGAAGTGTGTCTTTATACCACTGTGGAAAGAATCTTGTATGGCTACATTCTGCAATAAAAGAGGTATCTGTAACAATAAACACCACTGCCACTGTAATGAATATTGGGCCCCACCCAATTGTCTGAAGAAGGGCTATGGGGGTAGTATTGACAGTGGGCCACCTCCCCAAAGAAGACCACACCAT agaataAAAGATATGAGCAAAAAAGGAGATATATTGCAGATCTAG